In Desulfatibacillum aliphaticivorans DSM 15576, a single genomic region encodes these proteins:
- a CDS encoding restriction endonuclease, whose protein sequence is MVMQLNGPDQFEELVFNILSCTNPLKIDWKQGGRDRGRDISLLYRYNNEIFSVTVECKFYSKPVNIAAISNSVNWAKVHRPDLLYFWVTPYLTPDTKDYLHKFTDNYNINIDYEDQANIRSYQSLIFHERSSIREQILPRLLSHFEKSIKQRLYSIEKTALEYESTISLSDHSLVDREDEIKLLKDVKCSSYYIHGISGVGKSQIAKNVAQHFFKSGRAVYWHSIIGEHDSDNQSKAFLSSLGDFFKINCDDGELHNYFNSYGFGLTNTLIHLLIELTARYHPIIFIDDVHKCRHENDVLITLLMRLINKCTCQFYLIGWYNIFSYSLLLRNKIRYIHINGLSTKHLKELIYQQTGTYPTPSSLSILGKYYGGLPLYAAFADRLSEGTENIDALPVPELVFQKYLSHLKADEIGVVKALALCRLPVSVKSFKKQKSLSPLESLCEKMIVNIAGSKCFLHDSIKLFAKNTFQGESIGETSLRILQNETKCNIAIAIDIINAYINSFEYNNALFVLDDYFERLMDGGLDLELIVVINNLLVEDCDFINLSIKKISLLERVGELKQARQLVEIVDSSIDTKNNDYCKWQYTKTRILYFNNQFESVVEESMKVIEKQVPISSEEGIQFLFLLGRC, encoded by the coding sequence GTGACAGGGGCAGGGACATCTCTTTACTATATCGTTATAATAATGAAATATTTTCTGTTACTGTTGAATGCAAGTTTTATTCTAAACCAGTAAATATTGCGGCGATTTCTAATTCGGTGAATTGGGCTAAAGTTCATAGACCGGACTTATTATACTTCTGGGTTACTCCGTACTTAACTCCAGATACTAAAGATTATCTTCACAAGTTTACAGATAACTACAATATCAATATTGACTATGAGGATCAAGCTAACATCAGATCCTATCAAAGCTTAATTTTTCATGAAAGATCTTCAATTCGCGAGCAGATATTGCCTCGATTGTTAAGTCATTTTGAAAAATCAATAAAGCAAAGACTATATTCTATTGAAAAAACGGCTTTAGAGTATGAGTCAACAATATCCCTCTCAGATCATTCCCTTGTCGACAGGGAGGATGAAATCAAACTCCTTAAAGATGTCAAATGCTCTTCCTATTATATACATGGCATCTCCGGGGTGGGTAAATCTCAAATAGCAAAAAATGTTGCCCAACACTTTTTTAAGTCAGGCCGAGCTGTATACTGGCATTCAATAATTGGAGAACACGATTCCGACAATCAGAGCAAGGCCTTTCTGAGTTCTCTGGGTGATTTCTTTAAAATTAATTGTGATGATGGAGAACTACATAATTACTTTAACAGTTATGGCTTTGGTTTAACAAACACTCTTATCCATTTATTAATAGAACTGACAGCCCGATATCATCCCATAATTTTTATTGATGATGTTCATAAGTGTAGACATGAAAATGATGTGCTTATAACCTTGTTAATGCGTTTGATCAACAAATGTACATGCCAATTTTATTTGATTGGTTGGTACAACATCTTTTCATACAGTCTTTTACTTCGCAACAAAATAAGATATATTCATATTAACGGCTTATCTACAAAGCATTTAAAAGAGTTGATTTACCAACAAACTGGAACATACCCCACTCCTTCCTCATTATCTATATTGGGCAAATACTACGGCGGACTTCCATTATATGCAGCGTTCGCAGATAGACTATCTGAAGGTACTGAAAATATAGACGCTCTACCTGTGCCCGAATTGGTTTTCCAAAAGTATTTGAGTCATCTAAAAGCAGACGAGATAGGTGTTGTGAAAGCATTAGCTCTTTGTCGGCTACCTGTCAGTGTAAAGTCCTTTAAAAAACAAAAATCTTTATCACCTCTAGAAAGTTTATGCGAAAAAATGATAGTAAATATTGCCGGCTCAAAATGCTTTCTTCATGATAGCATTAAATTATTTGCTAAAAATACCTTTCAAGGGGAATCTATAGGAGAGACATCGTTAAGAATCCTTCAAAATGAGACGAAGTGCAACATTGCAATAGCTATTGATATCATCAATGCATATATAAATTCTTTTGAGTACAATAATGCCTTATTTGTTTTAGATGATTATTTCGAGAGGCTGATGGATGGAGGGTTGGACTTAGAACTAATTGTCGTAATAAACAACTTACTTGTTGAAGATTGTGATTTTATTAATTTATCAATAAAGAAGATATCTTTGTTGGAAAGAGTTGGCGAACTTAAGCAAGCTCGGCAGTTGGTAGAGATCGTCGACTCAAGTATAGATACTAAAAATAATGATTATTGTAAATGGCAATATACAAAGACTCGGATCCTTTACTTTAATAATCAATTTGAATCCGTGGTTGAAGAATCAATGAAGGTGATAGAAAAACAAGTTCCTATTAGTAGTGAAGAGGGGATACAATTTCTTTTCTTACTGGGGAGGTGTTAA